The following DNA comes from Populus trichocarpa isolate Nisqually-1 chromosome 19, P.trichocarpa_v4.1, whole genome shotgun sequence.
GCTGACGGGAAATGGGGGGCTGGTGGTGGTTTCGACGAAAAGGTTGAGGCAAAGATTGATGGATGAAGGATTGAGTGAAGAGGCTATAAAAGAAAGTGAACAAATAATGAGGGATGAATTTTCACTTCTTCATAACCACCTTGTGGTCCTCAAGCAGAAACAGGCTCTGCTTGTCGACACATTGCGCCAATTAGAGGTATAAAGTACAATCAGAAAACCCATTTCAGTATTAaagtgattttgtttgttatttctttaattcGTGTATGgctgtatatttttttagtcgGAGAAAGTAGATTTGGAGGACACGGTTGTTGATGAAAGCCAAAGGCAGCATGAAAATATGTCTGGATTAAGGCAACAGAAATCCGCCGGTATGTTTTGATAAAACTTAGTTTCATATGGTTACAATTAACATTATGTCTTGTCAGCCAATTGGCGCTGGTCCCTAACAGACACTGAACCTTGGAACTTAGTGTTTGTCTGTTTGAATGTGAAACAACTTAATTTGCGTTCTGTAATGATGATAGATTAATAGTGGGTTATGGAATAATTAAAGCTGACGTGTTTGTTAATCCTTCATGTTAGATTGAAATTTGAATGCAAGACTTGTgcatgtttatttgttttagcaGCTGATTATATGgaaaaagaaatgttttggAGGATCAGCCATGGATTCTATAGTTAACTTTTGTTTGGTTGAATTATAGTTTTGCTTAGTTAGAAGTTCCTTTGTTCTGAAAATGGATGCTATGAAATACTTTCAGCTGCCTTGCATGGCGCCTTGTATGCGAATGATGAGCTGTCTGTGAATGGGTTAAATGAGGCGCGTCTATCTGCTTTTATGATGAATTCCCGTGGCCTGTTACTTTAGCCTTGTCTGAAGTTTCTCTGCTTCAAAATTCCCAAGTTCATTGCTATACTAGTAGCTATATTCATCCATTGTTACTGTTGCACAATTTGCCATATATGTTTTAAATCAAACTCATTTACATGCATACCTATTTCTAATTGATTTCTCATGGATAATTGAAAACCAACACCTGGCTCTCGCCCTCTGTCTCTTGCTTGTGTCTTCAATATTTAGCctctttctctgttttccttttgaaCTGTGTCATCCATTTTAACTTTATCTTTTGACCCTCTTTGTGTGGAATTTATGTAGAGGGAAGTGCAAGTGGCTCCGATGATGATCATGACAGACATGATGCTGCAGAGGAGGAAacagatgatgaagatgatgatgatgaattccTTGATACTCAAGATTTTCTTTCATCAAGTTCGTTTAAAAGTGCTGAATCTGAATTTCAGAAAACACCATATGATTCTGATGAAGACGAAGGCCCGCTTGATATTGAAGATGGCATGGATTCCTGTATCAAATTTGTTGGATCTAACTACCCTTGTGTTATGAGGCGAAAGAAATTGCCTGACCCAGTTGAGAAGGAGAAGGGGGTCAGTCTTTGGTCAATGATTAAAGATAATATCGGGAAGGATCTTACTAGAGTTTGTCTTCCAGTTTATTTCAATGAGCCCATCTCTTCTTTACAGAAATGTTTTGAGGATTTGGAATACTCGTTCCTTCTAGATCGAGCCTATGAATTTGGTAAAATGGTAGGTTCATCCtttcttgttgtttcttatccttttctgatagttgattttaaaaaaaccacataCTTGTCATTTAGTCAATGTACCGTTGCTGGTTACAAACTTTTTGGGGTATGCCTGCCACTATCGTTTACTATTTTTGAAACCATGCTAGTTTTACTTGTCTTGCAGAAGCAAAGTTATGATTTTGCCTACTTGAAACTAGTGTCTAACAAAGAGACTTGTTGCTTGCGcctattattgttttattacaGCCATCACATGATTTCTTAAGAAGCTATGGAGATGGAAGTTATACTTTAAATGCTCTGTTGTGAACTACTATTAATCAGACTGTTGCTGCTGCATGGTCTCTGTGCTTGTGTGTGGAAGTGTGGTCCTAAATCCTAGTGCTCTCAGTGCCAAGTGTGCagtattttagttttcttggaAGAATTTTGGACAAATCACCCTCTCACCCTATACTGTTCTCTTAATAAATGTGCTTACGATCTTGGCATATTTTTTGTAGGGTAATAGCCTTATGAGAGCACTCAATGTGGCAGCGTTTGCAGTATCAGGATATGCCTCTACTGATGGAAGACATTGCAAGCCATTCAATCCACTACTAGGGGAAACATACGAGGCTGATTATCCTGATAAAGGCATTCGCTTTATCTCTGAGAAGGTGTCTCTGTCACTGCTAGAAGCACCTTAAGCAATTGTTATTCTTTATTTGTACACGTCTAATATGACATGCCTTTTTATGGTTGCTTctgtaaagaaaaatattatgtaattgaAAGCGTATTTGCACACATTTACACATTGTCAGTAAGTAGCAAATGCCACTATTGATTTTTAACATATCAATGTGGCTCATCTTGAAACAGGTTAGTCATCACCCAATGGTTGTTGCCTGCCATTGTGAGGGTCGAGGCTGGAAATTTTGGGGTGAAAGtgatttaaaaagtaaattttgggGTCGTTCAATTCAACTTGATCCTGTTGGCACCTTAACACTAGAGTTTGATGATGGAGAAATTTTCCAGTGGAGTAAGGTTTGTTTTGGCATTTTACAGCTCTTACCATTCTCTATAAGATTCCTGCTAAGCTGTCTTTCTCTTATCAGGTGACAACATCCATTTACAACCTCATTTTAGGGAAACTATACTGTGATCATTATGGTACAATGAAGATACAGGGGAATCAGAAATACTCCTGCAAGCTAAAATTCAAAGAGCAGTCACTCATTGACAGGAATCCCCACCAGGTTCCAATATCCCCATTtccatatttttcatcaaagtAAATGAtccatcttgaattgcattttaATAAAGCAACTAAGGTGTAGTCATTGTACTGCTGAAGCACTTGACTGCTTGAAAGAATAGTGACGCTAGTGTTCCTGGAATATATTGGGAGTTTCTATCCTCGtagatttattagaaaatatctctttttctaaaaatttctttttccaGGTCCACTTAAGGTCCACATCATGCTGTATAATATTTCGCTGATGTTTTGTCTCCAAGGTCTCTTTTgctttttaagtttgttaaacTTGTATCCTACAGGCTAAGCTCAGGTTTTTTGTTCTAATGATAGTTTGATTCCTGGCTTATTCTTTTCTGTTGGTTGTATAGTCAAATTTGTATACCCGTGCACATTACTTTAGAGGTTCTGCCCTTTCATGCAACAATTTccaacacattttttttaatgatatcaaGCTTGCTTGGTGAAAAATCATTTGACCATTAGCTTGTCACCCATAAGACTATTAATATTTGTCTGTTGATGTTTTCCCTCATATCAGGTTCTTATTGCATTATCTCATTTTGTGAATGAATCATGATTAGGCATTACCATTAATTGCAGCAATACTATTTGTTCTCTAGGTACTAGGTGGTGTTCAAGATAAGAATGGTAAAACAGTGGCAAGTTTATTTGGCAAATGGGATGATAGCATGCACTATAAAATTAATGGTGATTCAAGGAATGCAAACGGATCAGAGCCCCATTTGCTCTGGAAGCGGAGCAAACCATCAAAGCATCTGACCAGATATAATCTAACACGCTTTGCTATAACTCTGAATGAGCTCACACCGGAGCTTAAGGTTGGTGAAAGATTTGAATATGATAAATATCTTTCTTTACAAGAAATGCCATGTCTCACTGCTCCTCTGCAGTAGAGAACAAGGTATCCATTCGTAGCTGCTGACATTAAATTTATACGCAGGAGAAACTGCCATCAACAGACTCCAGGCTGAGACCTGATCAGAGATGCTTGGAAAATGGAGAGTATACAAAGGCCAATGAAGAGAAGTTACGACTAGAGCAGCGGCAACGACAGGTACATACATGCATCAAGGAGTGATCTTGCTGTATTTACACCAATGCATGTGTACACACACTTGCAATACACTTCTACCGACTACTGTTTATGAAATGTAGTAAATTAGAGGATAATAAGAATTCTTTTCAACAATGACAGGCACGGAAGATGCAAGAGAGAGGCTGGAAGCCTCGGTGGTTTGTGAAGGAGAAAGGTGGTGAAACTTATAGCTATGTTGGTGGTTACTGGGAAGCCAAGGAAAGGGGCAACTGGGAATCATGTCCTGATATCTTTGACCAAGTATCCCCTGATCAAAATTTTGACTAGCAGCATAATCTgcacctttcttttcttttgatttacaccattctttatttcctctttcatgaatatatttagttgtttttcaaagagaaataaatttgtttcaaaggaaaaaagaaaaaaaaaattgtttccagAAGTACTGCGAGGATCAACTGACATTTACAGTATACAGCAACAATGTAATGATGGTTCTTCATACCCTAGAAATACATCTAGTTCTTGTCTGAGTCTGGATCGAAATATTTAGCTCATCTAGGATaagagtttaatttttatattaccattttgaattttaatgtcGAGACAGAGAAGGAAATTTTCGATGAATTTATTCGTTTGAATGCGAacctgaagaagaaaaaaaggctcAGGGCCTAGGCTTTTAGTTGTGGTTGTAGTTATGATCGTAAAAGTATTTGATAATATATGTTAAAATGATTTCATGTTAATTTCAAATCTCAAAAACTTGGTTTTaggaattttataaaatgttttataaaatgattagaagaaaaaaaaagaactcttaagaacttaaagaaataaaaattctttttttgtcaaatgTGCTCTTGGTTTCCAGGTGCTAAGTTTGGGTTGGTCACTTGTAGATCATATTAGAGTTGGATTTTGCTTCTTCTAATACACTAAGATAAtgtttgtaaatattattttttaaaatattttttatttaaaaataaattaaaatgatattttttattttttaaaatttatttttaactttaaaacattctaaaaacattaaaatattaatttaaaataaaaaaatcaaattatttttttaaaatagtgatATCCAGGCACCAAAATCGAACGGattttaatttagaatattCACATACAttactttgatttaattaattttttttaaaacaaaattgctTTAATTTAGAACATTAACATCCATTACTTTGATtcaattttaacatattaaaaaaatttcatagacATGTTATCTATTAtattatgtttatgttttttcattaatttctcaaaattaaaactatcaagtttaaaaattaatttataaatcataaaaatatcaagtttaaaTTTCAAATCTATACATTAAAATCCTAAACATAAGAATTATAAATCATgtgttatatttaaaatatatttatattaaaaatactaaataaatcgGGCTAGGCCGGGTAGGGGCTTGCTTCATAGGACATATGGATATTCGAAGTTATTTGATTTGCCTCTTTCCATGGCGGCTAGGCCTgtaaattggattttttattctatttatttagtatttttaataaaataaaatcaacatatgCTAGTCCTTCATCTActgttaaaaaagagagagagaaaaaaaaaaacaatcgaaGTCTCTTACATAGGACATACTTGTATAGATATAGGAAGTATTGTACATGTACAGACCATGCCGCGCACTCAAGGGCACCTCCCTGCCATGGAAagaggcaagaaaaaaaaatcaagcatcgCCTTGATGTGTCCTTGCAAGGCCTCTTGTCACCAGATGCTCATGGCATGATAGCACAGAAAAGGAGCTGTGAAGCAGTATTGTGAGGTTTTTATGCTTCCATAACATGGCGAAATCAAGCAAGAAGTTCAGCAATGCATGTTCTCAAGCATTGgtccctctatttttttaaagcactCTCTCTCTGCTTGCCCTTTGAACATCTTCGAAAACTCACTCCCATGGATATACATGCATTTGTTTACAGGGATGGCTATGGATACTCGTTGGTCAAGTTTTTTCCTACTCAAACTCCACTCGAACACAAAACCCGATCGTGTAtggattttttgtattaaaaaccAACCCGATAAGATTTCAGGTATTTAATGAATATTCTTAACCCAAACTCAAATACTATAGTTTACAATTATTtaatacataattaacttagtatatatgtaattttctcaaattttaaggctatttatttattttaggttatgtaaattatttttcatacccAACCCAACACTCGAGATTTTACCTTCAAGTTTTACCCGAATTTGATTAGGTCTAAAAATTCCCTAACCATTCTAGTTGATATCAATTGGATTTTGGTGAAATTACTATCCTTATTTGATTAACAAATTTCTTCTctcaaacttataattttttttaaaaaattatataaggtTTTGAACTAAATCATGAacaaagaataattaaataaatttattatttataatattttaaattgactcGATCAATTCACTTAACCTTTGACACAATTCTTGTACCAAGTTATTATCTATTGCcatccataaatatttttaaagaaaatatttacaatGACAATGTTGTAAATAGACACTTGAAGAATAGTTAGGGCATATACCTATAACTAAGACACCTATTCTAATTGATGCCCTTTCTTGTATGGATTATCCACCAAGGAAAATGCCATTAAAAATTAGCTTTTATAATGGTTCTGTATACCTTATTAATTCTGACAGTTTCTGTATATATGGTAATTACTGGCTGACACTTCTCTTGTCTTCTTCCCACATGCCATTGTTTAAAGTCTGGACAGAAAATTTAACACCAGCTAGAGAAATTTATATACCACTATAGctttgagaaataaaatggaaagtacaaaaaaaaaaaaaaacagagcaatgTTCAAACCTTTagaggataaattaaaaataaataaaaataatataccttAATTTGGTCAAAAACCCAAGttataaagaataaaacttaattcttaatttattaactattttttgtatttaaaaaaaaataaaatcaattctgattaatttagtttaatttttttaatattgaattttattttaaattgatgattaaatcgagttttataattatagttgAGGGAGAGATTGGGAgcataataatagttttttttttctcttccttggtgaaattgatcaaattctAATCAACTtcattaaagaataaatttgagATGCAAATCATGTTTAGGGTTTGAAGAATTTAAGAAAAGTCTAAGTAAATTAATTTGCTTGGATAAAACATGCATTGTCTTGTACAACTAAGATGCACTAccttactaaaaaaattaaaaaagtattgtaTATATGCTGGAGATGTTGTCGGTCCAAACAAAATTATTCTACATTATcatctcaaattttaaataacaaaaatcttaaatcggtaaaaaaataatttttttatgaatatattaattaagtaattaataaattattttatatctagtaataatatatttgatttagtatcacaaaaagtgaaaaaaaaagagaatataccaaaaaaaaaaaaaccttggaaCACCTACCATCGTGTACTCCATCTATTAAACTAAACTACTCACATATACTTATTAATATCCCATATTAAATTGATAcgatttctatttctatttttatatgttttttttttcattttttaatctatttttttaaaatatacaaatcactaaaatcatataaactttaatttgattgttaattatcatatctagtttaatttaaatatatacaataataattactttatttttttaaaaaaatatctaaaatattaaaaaaacacaaaaaaaagccaattgaaacaagttttaaaataaaaatagaaactttgacaaatctattaaataataaagaatgatttgTTCATGATctctttcattcatttttttagtcaattacACTCTACAAATGTTTGTGGGTTGCATTATCAATCAAACCatctttaaattaatcaatttacaTAAATCAAGAAATGTTCTTCCCACCTTGATTATTTCTTCCCTTTCTCCCAAATATCCCTAAAATACCCCCAACTAAACCCTAAATTCCTCAACAATACCTCACACACCTGAAATCACCGTTATAAAATCTGAAATGGCTCACGGGTTATTTAACCAACTctcaatttattgatttttttttattaaaataatattgttttattaccCGACCTGAACCGTGTAGGTTTTACTAGTGCCCGTTTGGCACTGCGGCAGCGGCTGCGGCAGAAAACAAAAGCTGAAttaaagtgtttggttaatCCAAACTACACATTTTTTCACATGGGTCCCGCCTAATAATTGAGGTCGAACCTCAGCTCATGAGAAGCAGGTTTTATCTGCTTCTCCTGTGTTCTTCTCCTGCGGTCCTGCCTGCGTCTTCTCATGTGGAGAATGAACTCTCCACTGTCcacttaagtgaacagtggagagtgaattaaattcactctccactgttcacttaagtgGACAGTGGAGAGttcctccactgttcacgtgaacagtggagaatgtctccactgttcacgtgaacagtggagatcAGACCGgtccaaaactataaaaatatattgaaccgGGTTcgacctagtaaaaaaaatattttttatttttaattgtgttttatttgaaaaaattagtgtttcacattattcaataacactatataaattagaataagATAACTTGATGACGtaatatttatagaatttgattACAGtcctaattttatttctaatgatattttacctgatattgttgCGCGCTTACGAAACCAatgaaactgtagtccttgtcggatgtatttcatacgtgatggaattgtaaataGTTCAATggaacaatataaaatattttatataaagtattatttatttcataatgtaataacaatagtaaaataaatgaaaaacattcaatatatatattaattattttataaccttaatttgaaaagcatttttttaaccaaacacattaaactactttttactCAACCTCagttttaaccacagttttaaccaaacatatattttttcaaaccaacctcaactaaaagtactttttataaaacaatttttttcaaaccacaaccacaacagcaaccgcaataccaaacacactctaaaaaTACCCAAAGCCTAATCCCATTTTAGTCACTATATttcttaaaacacaaaaaaatgatcCCTCTCTGCAACAAAGCCTGCTGACAACCTTCCCTAGACAGAcaccaaaaacaacaacaaaagacGGCccattccctctctctctctctctgtctttgGTCTTTTGCTTTTTCTCTTCCCTTCCACTGTTTTTTTCTGCCATTTCTCTCGCCCATTCTTCAAAGCAACAGGAAAGctacatttttttgttttttgactcACAAAAGAGCAAGAAAACCGTTAAAGAATATAGCACAGTCGCCGGAAATGTTTCCGCCGGTGCATTTACCGGCATAAAAAGCAAAATGCAAGAGACCCTTCTGGCCACACTATCAGAAAACCCCAAAATCAAAGCCAAAAACAGCAAAGATGTGTCTCTGCTAGTCCCCTCACCGTGCCATCTAGTGACCACAAGAACCCGATCCCAGCCCAACTACCGGCGCGTGACTCCCACGCGTGACGCGACGACCACCACCATCAATTCTCGTATTGACACCGGCTGTTCCTTGGTGGAGAAGGTGCTGCCCAATGGGGATATTTATACTGGGGGGTTGGTGGATGGTGTGCCACATGGGAAGGGGAAGTATTTGTGGTGTGATGGGTGTATGTATGAAGGAGAGTGGAAGAGAGGGAAGGCTAATGGAGGTGGGAAGTTTTCTTGGCCATCAGGAGCTACTTATGAAGGTCAGTTTAAGTTAGGGAGAATGGATGGTTACGGTACTTTTATTGGTGTAGATGGTGAAGTTTATAGTGGAAATTGGGTGAGTGATAAAAAGCATGGCTTTGGTGAGAAAAGGTACGCCAATGGGGATGTTTATCAAGGTTTGTGGAAGTTTAATTTGCAGGATGGGGAAGGGAAGTATAGGTGGTGTAATGGGAATGAGTATGTTGGTGAGTGGAAACATGGGGTGATATCTGGGAAAGGGGTATTGGTTTGGGCTAATGGGAAGAGGTATGAAGGGTACTGGGAAAATGGGGTGCCTAAAGGGAAAGGAATGTTTACATTTGGTAGTGGGAATGTGAATGGGAGagttgttggtggtggtggagaggaTTTTAAAGGGGTGGCATTGGATCCAGTAGTTGGGGCTGGGGGAGGGAGGAAGAGGTCATCAGTGGATGGGAATTTTCCTCGGATTTGTATTTGGGAGTTGGATGGGGAGGCTGGTGATATTACTTGTGATATTGTTGATAATGTGGAGGCTTCTATGTTTTATAGAGATGGTAATGATGATAATGGAGGTGGATGTGAGGGTAATGtgcagcagcagctgcagcCAGGTAGAAGTCCTTGTAGTTCTGTTGATGGTGAGGTTAATAAGAAACAAGGACAAACGATTTCGAAAGGGCACAAGAATTATGATTTGATGCTTAATCTTCAACTGGGTATCAGGTACTCTCGTACTGGTCAATATGGGGTTTTTTGGTGGGATTTTATAGAGTTTGGATTAATAATttgtctcctttttttttgggtaggCATTCTGTGGGGAAGCATGATGCAATAATGAGGGAACTAAGACACAGTGATTTTGATCCTAAAGAAAAGTTCTGGACAAGGTTTCCACCGGAAGGATCGAAGTCTACGCCTCCACATCAATCTGTGGATTTCAGATGGAAGGATTACTGTCCCATGGTATTCAGGTATTGTTTtcaggaatttttattttttttgcggATTTTTGGAACTTATAATGTTTTATtacttcattttt
Coding sequences within:
- the LOC7484083 gene encoding phosphatidylinositol 4-phosphate 5-kinase 1 isoform X1, which gives rise to MQETLLATLSENPKIKAKNSKDVSLLVPSPCHLVTTRTRSQPNYRRVTPTRDATTTTINSRIDTGCSLVEKVLPNGDIYTGGLVDGVPHGKGKYLWCDGCMYEGEWKRGKANGGGKFSWPSGATYEGQFKLGRMDGYGTFIGVDGEVYSGNWVSDKKHGFGEKRYANGDVYQGLWKFNLQDGEGKYRWCNGNEYVGEWKHGVISGKGVLVWANGKRYEGYWENGVPKGKGMFTFGSGNVNGRVVGGGGEDFKGVALDPVVGAGGGRKRSSVDGNFPRICIWELDGEAGDITCDIVDNVEASMFYRDGNDDNGGGCEGNVQQQLQPGRSPCSSVDGEVNKKQGQTISKGHKNYDLMLNLQLGIRHSVGKHDAIMRELRHSDFDPKEKFWTRFPPEGSKSTPPHQSVDFRWKDYCPMVFRHLRELFAIDPVNYMLAICGSDALREFSSPGKSGSFFYLTQDDRFMIKTVKKSEVKVLIKMLPSYYQHVCQYKNSLVTKFFGVHCVKPVGGQKTRFVVMGNLFCSEYRIHKRFDLKGSSHGRTTDKLEGEIDETTTLKDLDLNFVFRLERSWFNELISQVYRDCEFLEAERIMDYSLLIGLHFRDDYSSEEMMSPNDKHFEKRNSHHEETSMRGYHLLPNMDWVMEGRGPFIRLGANVPARAERVMRTTEMDQCMGGGSNNSTPSHNGNEIFDVVLHFGIIDILQDYDISKKLEHAYKSLQVDPTSISAVDPKLYSKRFRDFIHRIFIEDK
- the LOC7484083 gene encoding phosphatidylinositol 4-phosphate 5-kinase 1 isoform X2, with product MQETLLATLSENPKIKAKNSKDVSLLVPSPCHLVTTRTRSQPNYRRVTPTRDATTTTINSRIDTGCSLVEKVLPNGDIYTGGLVDGVPHGKGKYLWCDGCMYEGEWKRGKANGGGKFSWPSGATYEGQFKLGRMDGYGTFIGVDGEVYSGNWVSDKKHGFGEKRYANGDVYQGLWKFNLQDGEGKYRWCNGNEYVGEWKHGVISGKGVLVWANGKRYEGYWENGVPKGKGMFTFGSGNVNGRVVGGGGEDFKGVALDPVVGAGGGRKRSSVDGNFPRICIWELDGEAGDITCDIVDNVEASMFYRDGNDDNGGGCEGNVQQQLQPGRSPCSSVDGEVNKKQGQTISKGHKNYDLMLNLQLGIRHSVGKHDAIMRELRHSDFDPKEKFWTRFPPEGSKSTPPHQSVDFRWKDYCPMVFRHLRELFAIDPVNYMLAICGSDALREFSSPGKSGSFFYLTQDDRFMIKTVGGQKTRFVVMGNLFCSEYRIHKRFDLKGSSHGRTTDKLEGEIDETTTLKDLDLNFVFRLERSWFNELISQVYRDCEFLEAERIMDYSLLIGLHFRDDYSSEEMMSPNDKHFEKRNSHHEETSMRGYHLLPNMDWVMEGRGPFIRLGANVPARAERVMRTTEMDQCMGGGSNNSTPSHNGNEIFDVVLHFGIIDILQDYDISKKLEHAYKSLQVDPTSISAVDPKLYSKRFRDFIHRIFIEDK
- the LOC7458868 gene encoding oxysterol-binding protein-related protein 1B isoform X1, with amino-acid sequence MPPPPSSSSSSSSTATSFRSFSNRCHSHEESSSSSSSSSSLNPHRNNRHRSVRSSSAIESISRLPSIRETQFLLSLQNKEISGILQKWVNYGKGWRPRFFLLDDGVLSYYKTNGRHHHHHHHHHHRKKNTPPGEDISRWISRLGNPIGEIHLKVSSIKESRSDDKRFSIFTGTKTLHLRAGSREERVEWMEALQAVKDLYPRVPNSGELTGNGGLVVVSTKRLRQRLMDEGLSEEAIKESEQIMRDEFSLLHNHLVVLKQKQALLVDTLRQLESEKVDLEDTVVDESQRQHENMSGLRQQKSAEGSASGSDDDHDRHDAAEEETDDEDDDDEFLDTQDFLSSSSFKSAESEFQKTPYDSDEDEGPLDIEDGMDSCIKFVGSNYPCVMRRKKLPDPVEKEKGVSLWSMIKDNIGKDLTRVCLPVYFNEPISSLQKCFEDLEYSFLLDRAYEFGKMGNSLMRALNVAAFAVSGYASTDGRHCKPFNPLLGETYEADYPDKGIRFISEKVSHHPMVVACHCEGRGWKFWGESDLKSKFWGRSIQLDPVGTLTLEFDDGEIFQWSKVTTSIYNLILGKLYCDHYGTMKIQGNQKYSCKLKFKEQSLIDRNPHQVLGGVQDKNGKTVASLFGKWDDSMHYKINGDSRNANGSEPHLLWKRSKPSKHLTRYNLTRFAITLNELTPELKEKLPSTDSRLRPDQRCLENGEYTKANEEKLRLEQRQRQARKMQERGWKPRWFVKEKGGETYSYVGGYWEAKERGNWESCPDIFDQVSPDQNFD
- the LOC7458868 gene encoding oxysterol-binding protein-related protein 1C isoform X2, translated to MPPPPSSSSSSSSTATSFRSFSNRCHSHEESSSSSSSSSSLNPHRNNRHRSVRSSSAIESISRLPSIRETQFLLSLQNKEISGILQKWVNYGKGWRPRFFLLDDGVLSYYKTNGRHHHHHHHHHHRKKNTPPGEDISRWISRLGNPIGEIHLKVSSIKESRSDDKRFSIFTGTKTLHLRAGSREERVEWMEALQAVKDLYPRVPNSGELTGNGGLVVVSTKRLRQRLMDEGLSEEAIKESEQIMRDEFSLLHNHLVVLKQKQALLVDTLRQLESEKVDLEDTVVDESQRQHENMSGLRQQKSAEGSASGSDDDHDRHDAAEEETDDEDDDDEFLDTQDFLSSSSFKSAESEFQKTPYDSDEDEGPLDIEDGMDSCIKFVGSNYPCVMRRKKLPDPVEKEKGVSLWSMIKDNIGKDLTRVCLPVYFNEPISSLQKCFEDLEYSFLLDRAYEFGKMVSHHPMVVACHCEGRGWKFWGESDLKSKFWGRSIQLDPVGTLTLEFDDGEIFQWSKVTTSIYNLILGKLYCDHYGTMKIQGNQKYSCKLKFKEQSLIDRNPHQVLGGVQDKNGKTVASLFGKWDDSMHYKINGDSRNANGSEPHLLWKRSKPSKHLTRYNLTRFAITLNELTPELKEKLPSTDSRLRPDQRCLENGEYTKANEEKLRLEQRQRQARKMQERGWKPRWFVKEKGGETYSYVGGYWEAKERGNWESCPDIFDQVSPDQNFD